In a genomic window of Niallia taxi:
- a CDS encoding alpha-galactosidase yields MGIYYQASERTFHLKAKDTSYVIGILRDGYLVHYYWGKGIAKYNFANYLQYQDRGFSGNPYEHRNDRVFSLDTLPQEYPQYGNSDFRKPAYQIQLENGSTISDLRYISHKIFKGKPKLNGLPSTYVEKDNEAETLEITMEDSIIGLKVILCYTVFEHLNVITRSVRFDNKGNESVTLLSAQSVCVDFRNADFDFLHLHGAHVKERHIERKPLRHGIQSIESTRGASSHQHNPFIALLKKDTTEDSGEVFAFNFVYSGNFLAQAEVDQFSNTRVTMGINPFDFRWKLEGGESFQTPEVVMVYSSEGIGEMSRTFHELYRNRLVRGLYRDKERPILINNWEATYFDFNSQKILEIAETGRKLGIELFVLDDGWYGKRDNDNSSLGDWFVDQKKLPNGLDQLAHSVKDMGMEFGLWVEPEMISADSELYRQHPDWCLHVPNRSRSESRNQLILDFSREDVCDEITKRISDILSSAPISYVKWDMNRHMTEIGSAILPAERQRETAHRYMLGLYKVMESIVSDFPHILFESCSGGGGRFDPGMLYYMPQTWTSDNTDAISRLKIQYGTSLVYPIVSMGAHVSAVPNHQVHRYTSLEMRGNVAMSGNLGYELNLVKLSNEEKEMVKEQVSEYKEIRQLIQFGDFYRLQSPFEGNETSWLFTTKDKTEIIVFYFRVLAEPAAPFTFIKLKGIDPFKQYQVVGTDKVYGGDELTYAGISIPAEIKGDFQSYVFRLKESKS; encoded by the coding sequence ATGGGGATTTATTATCAAGCATCAGAAAGAACATTTCATTTAAAAGCAAAGGATACAAGTTATGTAATAGGTATCCTACGTGATGGTTACCTTGTGCATTATTATTGGGGGAAAGGGATAGCGAAATATAATTTCGCAAACTATCTTCAATATCAAGACAGGGGTTTTTCCGGTAATCCATATGAGCACAGAAATGACAGAGTATTCTCTTTAGATACGTTACCGCAAGAATATCCACAGTATGGGAACTCTGATTTCCGTAAGCCAGCTTATCAAATTCAATTGGAGAATGGATCAACGATATCAGATTTAAGATATATTTCACATAAGATTTTTAAAGGTAAGCCTAAACTTAATGGGCTGCCCTCAACATATGTTGAAAAAGATAATGAAGCAGAAACACTTGAGATTACAATGGAAGACTCAATAATAGGATTAAAAGTTATATTGTGCTATACCGTTTTCGAACATCTTAACGTAATAACACGTTCTGTACGCTTCGATAATAAGGGAAATGAGTCGGTTACATTGCTTAGTGCCCAGAGTGTTTGTGTTGATTTTAGAAATGCAGATTTCGACTTCTTGCATCTCCACGGTGCACATGTAAAAGAAAGACATATTGAGCGCAAACCGTTGCGGCATGGAATTCAATCTATTGAAAGCACAAGAGGTGCAAGCAGCCATCAGCATAATCCGTTTATTGCACTTCTGAAAAAAGATACTACTGAAGATAGCGGTGAAGTGTTTGCCTTTAACTTCGTGTATAGCGGGAATTTCTTGGCACAAGCAGAGGTAGATCAGTTTAGTAATACACGAGTAACAATGGGGATTAATCCATTTGATTTTCGCTGGAAATTAGAAGGGGGAGAAAGTTTCCAAACGCCTGAAGTAGTTATGGTATATTCATCTGAAGGTATTGGGGAGATGTCAAGAACGTTTCATGAATTGTACCGTAACCGCTTAGTGCGAGGATTATACAGAGATAAGGAGCGACCTATTCTAATAAATAACTGGGAAGCAACATATTTTGACTTCAATTCGCAAAAAATTCTTGAAATTGCTGAAACAGGGCGTAAATTAGGGATAGAATTATTTGTACTTGATGATGGATGGTATGGAAAGCGGGATAATGATAATTCGTCCTTGGGAGATTGGTTCGTTGATCAGAAAAAGCTACCAAATGGATTGGATCAACTTGCACATAGTGTTAAGGATATGGGGATGGAATTTGGTCTCTGGGTTGAACCAGAAATGATTTCTGCTGACAGTGAATTGTATCGACAGCATCCAGATTGGTGCCTACATGTTCCAAATCGAAGTAGGTCTGAAAGTCGCAATCAACTTATACTAGACTTTTCTAGAGAAGATGTTTGTGATGAAATAACGAAACGGATTAGTGATATTCTATCAAGTGCGCCGATTTCCTATGTTAAATGGGATATGAATCGTCATATGACAGAAATTGGTTCTGCTATATTACCAGCTGAGAGGCAAAGAGAAACAGCACACCGTTATATGCTTGGTCTTTATAAAGTCATGGAAAGTATTGTTTCGGATTTTCCGCACATTCTGTTTGAAAGCTGTTCTGGAGGAGGTGGGAGATTTGATCCTGGTATGTTGTATTATATGCCACAGACCTGGACAAGCGACAATACAGATGCTATATCACGTTTGAAGATTCAATATGGCACAAGTCTCGTGTATCCAATTGTTTCAATGGGTGCTCATGTCTCTGCAGTTCCAAACCATCAGGTACATCGCTATACTTCGTTAGAAATGCGTGGAAACGTGGCTATGTCAGGTAATTTAGGCTACGAACTAAATTTGGTAAAACTCTCAAACGAAGAAAAAGAAATGGTTAAAGAGCAGGTGTCAGAATATAAAGAAATTCGTCAATTAATCCAATTTGGTGATTTTTACCGCTTGCAAAGCCCGTTCGAAGGCAATGAAACGTCTTGGTTGTTTACAACGAAAGATAAAACTGAAATTATAGTCTTCTATTTCCGAGTATTAGCTGAACCAGCTGCTCCTTTTACCTTTATAAAGTTAAAAGGAATTGACCCATTTAAGCAATACCAGGTTGTGGGAACAGATAAAGTGTATGGTGGAGACGAGCTTACTTACGCTGGAATTAGTATCCCAGCTGAAATAAAAGGAGATTTCCAAAGTTATGTTTTTAGATTAAAAGAGAGTAAATCCTAA
- a CDS encoding MFS transporter, whose protein sequence is MKKLNKSYWLFGTFFLLYFFIWAACTMFLSLWLTNIGGLSSTETGIIFSAISISAICYQPFFGIISDKLGLRKNLLWFFVGLLVFIGPFFVYILPVLLKTNIILAAIIGGAYLGAVFNGGVGAIEAYIERVSHLNNFEYGRVRVFGNIGAAISSFVTGHLFTSNPDLIFWISSMAAVLLAIVLSFAKLDNNLQKGTRNIESQVPKGSTIALFKNKKFWFFVLYVLGVGCIYDVYDQQFPVYFTHFFATAEKGTEVFGNLVTLQIFLEAIVMILAPFIINKFGAKKALIYAGFVMSFRILGSGIADGPIFISLLKLMHAIEVPILLVAVFKFISANFDMRLSATIYLIGFQFSKQVGSIFLSTIAGNMYDTVGFKSAYLLLGSIALIFTILSMFTLPNKTSIKSLRVENII, encoded by the coding sequence TTGAAAAAACTAAATAAGAGTTATTGGCTTTTCGGAACATTCTTTTTATTATATTTCTTTATTTGGGCTGCATGTACAATGTTTTTATCATTGTGGCTTACCAACATAGGTGGTTTAAGTTCAACAGAAACAGGAATTATATTTTCAGCTATTTCTATATCCGCTATTTGTTACCAGCCCTTTTTTGGAATAATTTCAGATAAGTTAGGTTTGAGAAAGAACTTACTATGGTTTTTTGTTGGATTACTAGTCTTTATTGGGCCATTTTTTGTTTATATACTTCCTGTTCTACTAAAAACAAATATTATTTTGGCGGCTATAATTGGTGGCGCTTACCTGGGCGCTGTTTTTAATGGCGGTGTAGGTGCTATTGAAGCATACATTGAAAGAGTAAGTCACCTAAATAACTTTGAATATGGACGTGTAAGGGTATTTGGTAACATAGGTGCGGCAATTAGTTCTTTTGTTACAGGCCATTTATTTACCTCTAATCCAGACTTGATTTTTTGGATTAGTAGTATGGCAGCTGTTTTATTAGCGATTGTTTTAAGTTTTGCAAAATTAGATAATAATCTCCAAAAAGGTACTAGAAACATTGAATCGCAGGTACCAAAGGGTTCAACCATTGCTTTATTTAAAAATAAAAAATTTTGGTTTTTTGTACTATACGTTTTGGGGGTAGGGTGTATTTATGATGTGTATGATCAACAATTCCCGGTATATTTTACTCACTTCTTTGCAACAGCAGAAAAGGGTACTGAGGTGTTTGGGAATCTTGTAACCCTTCAAATTTTTCTTGAAGCTATTGTTATGATACTAGCTCCATTTATTATTAATAAATTTGGGGCGAAGAAGGCTCTTATTTATGCTGGGTTTGTTATGTCATTCAGAATTTTAGGGTCCGGCATTGCGGACGGCCCTATCTTCATTAGTTTATTAAAATTAATGCATGCCATTGAGGTACCCATTTTATTAGTAGCTGTATTTAAATTTATTTCAGCAAATTTTGATATGAGATTGTCGGCTACCATTTATTTAATCGGATTTCAGTTTTCAAAGCAAGTTGGTTCGATCTTTTTATCGACTATCGCTGGTAATATGTATGATACAGTCGGTTTTAAGAGTGCATATTTGTTACTAGGTAGCATTGCTCTGATCTTTACAATTTTGTCTATGTTTACATTACCAAATAAAACTTCCATAAAAAGTTTAAGAGTAGAAAATATCATCTGA
- the melA gene encoding alpha-glucosidase/alpha-galactosidase, which yields MSKITFIGAGSTVFAKNVLGDCMYVPALAGFEFALFDIDNQRLKDSENMLNNLKQGLQANIVVKAYSNRKEALRGAKYIINAIQVGGYKPSTIIDFEIPKKYGLRQTIADTIGIGGIFRSLRTIPVMWDFAKDIEEVCPDALLLNYTNPMATLTGAMLRYTNVKTVGLCHSVQVCSEHLLKSLGMDHEGVEEKIAGINHLAWLLEIKRDGKDLYPEIKRRAREKQQTKHNDMVRFELMDKFGYYVTESSEHNAEYHPYFIKRNYPHLIEKFNIPLDEYPRRCIEQIERWDKMRDEMVFNKHLTHTRSHEYGSRIIEAIETNIPFKFGGNILNTGRLISNLPEKAVVEVSCIADRSGITPCYVGDLPEQLAALNRSNINTQLLTIEAAVTKKKEHIYQAAMLDPHTSAELSIDDIIAMCDDLIEAHGNWIPKFEDPKQISFI from the coding sequence ATGTCGAAAATTACGTTTATTGGAGCAGGGAGTACAGTTTTTGCAAAAAATGTTCTAGGTGACTGCATGTATGTTCCTGCATTAGCTGGTTTCGAGTTCGCATTATTTGATATAGACAACCAACGCTTAAAAGACTCGGAAAATATGTTAAATAATTTAAAACAAGGGTTACAGGCAAACATCGTTGTGAAAGCCTATTCAAATCGCAAAGAAGCATTGCGAGGAGCAAAATACATTATTAATGCTATTCAAGTTGGTGGCTACAAACCAAGTACGATCATAGATTTTGAAATACCTAAAAAGTATGGCCTTCGTCAAACAATTGCTGATACAATCGGGATTGGCGGAATTTTTCGTTCTCTTCGCACCATTCCGGTTATGTGGGATTTCGCTAAGGATATTGAAGAGGTTTGTCCGGATGCCCTGCTTTTAAACTATACTAATCCAATGGCAACATTAACGGGAGCAATGCTGCGCTATACAAATGTTAAGACTGTTGGATTATGCCATAGTGTGCAAGTTTGCAGTGAACACCTCCTTAAATCCTTAGGTATGGATCACGAAGGAGTAGAAGAAAAAATTGCTGGTATTAACCATCTGGCATGGCTTCTTGAAATCAAACGCGACGGCAAGGACTTATATCCGGAAATTAAACGCCGTGCGAGGGAAAAACAACAAACAAAACATAATGATATGGTTCGCTTCGAATTAATGGACAAATTTGGATACTATGTAACTGAATCCTCTGAACATAATGCTGAGTACCATCCGTATTTCATTAAACGTAATTATCCGCATTTAATCGAGAAATTTAACATTCCACTCGATGAGTATCCGCGTCGATGTATAGAACAAATTGAACGATGGGACAAAATGCGCGACGAGATGGTCTTTAATAAGCATTTAACCCATACCCGTTCGCACGAATACGGTTCCCGTATTATTGAAGCGATAGAGACGAATATTCCGTTTAAATTTGGCGGAAACATCTTAAATACAGGGCGCTTAATTAGTAATTTACCGGAAAAAGCCGTTGTTGAAGTATCTTGTATTGCTGATCGGAGCGGAATCACACCTTGTTATGTAGGGGATCTTCCAGAACAGTTGGCTGCACTTAACCGTTCAAATATTAATACACAGCTTTTAACAATTGAAGCTGCGGTAACGAAAAAGAAAGAACATATTTATCAGGCAGCCATGCTTGATCCTCATACTTCTGCCGAATTATCAATAGATGACATCATTGCGATGTGCGACGATTTAATCGAAGCTCACGGTAACTGGATTCCAAAGTTTGAAGATCCTAAACAAATTTCGTTCATATAA
- a CDS encoding AraC family transcriptional regulator: MSLIYRGKAVKDYQTYGFRFQDVVHMANILVLGREEIMPGAVYDWHGLKRKDVGTFVFQYTLSGTGRIDVMGKSYTVKAGEAFIVEIPSDHRYYFPKESEGWEFLFITLVGREASDCWRLMQELSGPVLKVPPDSKLIRLLLKIYQETSEQKVTDAYYASAKAYEFVMECYRFIRNIEKTAKGFSSQITEALTFIQTHYHEPITLDEIAGVSGFSRYYFIKQFQHQLNMTPMQYLTKIRIQKAVELLRSTRTPVTDIATQVGYANANYFNKVFRKAVGVSAGTFRESKDIVGIDHLIID, from the coding sequence TTGTCCTTAATTTATAGGGGGAAAGCTGTGAAGGATTATCAGACGTACGGTTTTCGTTTTCAAGATGTGGTTCATATGGCAAATATTTTAGTGCTTGGCCGTGAAGAGATAATGCCTGGAGCAGTTTATGATTGGCATGGGTTAAAGCGGAAAGACGTAGGAACTTTTGTTTTTCAATATACTTTGTCAGGAACGGGTAGGATTGATGTAATGGGCAAAAGTTATACAGTGAAGGCAGGAGAAGCCTTTATTGTCGAGATTCCCAGTGATCATCGATATTACTTTCCAAAGGAAAGTGAGGGTTGGGAGTTTCTTTTTATTACATTAGTAGGAAGAGAAGCCTCCGATTGTTGGCGGCTAATGCAAGAACTGAGTGGTCCTGTCTTGAAAGTACCTCCAGATTCAAAGTTAATCCGGCTTTTGCTGAAAATCTATCAAGAAACATCTGAACAAAAGGTTACAGATGCGTATTATGCCTCAGCGAAGGCTTATGAGTTTGTGATGGAATGTTACCGTTTCATAAGGAATATTGAAAAAACAGCGAAAGGTTTCTCTAGCCAGATTACAGAGGCATTAACCTTTATTCAAACACATTATCATGAACCAATCACACTCGACGAAATAGCAGGCGTATCCGGTTTTTCAAGATATTACTTTATTAAGCAGTTTCAGCACCAACTAAATATGACACCTATGCAATACCTTACCAAAATAAGAATTCAAAAGGCAGTAGAGCTTCTTCGTTCAACAAGAACCCCTGTAACAGACATTGCTACCCAAGTAGGTTATGCAAATGCCAACTATTTTAACAAAGTGTTTCGAAAAGCAGTTGGTGTATCAGCCGGGACATTTCGAGAGAGTAAAGACATTGTTGGAATTGATCATTTAATCATTGATTAA
- a CDS encoding sugar O-acetyltransferase — MSIKEKMKSGKLYLCNDEALGKEQTQGLELLYDFNHTRPSEREKRKETLHKLFAEIGTNVYIEPPLHANWGRHTHLGNDVYANFNLTLVDDTDIYIGNNVLIGPNVTIDAGTHPIHPELRRKAAQYNLPVVIEDNVWIGAGAIILPGVRIGENTVIGAGSVVTKDIPPNVVAIGSPCRVLRKINENDMKYYHKDKKINEEDLL; from the coding sequence ATGTCTATTAAAGAAAAGATGAAAAGCGGGAAATTATATCTCTGCAATGATGAAGCTTTGGGGAAAGAGCAAACGCAAGGTTTAGAGTTATTATATGACTTTAACCACACTAGACCTTCTGAACGAGAAAAAAGAAAGGAAACTTTGCATAAATTGTTTGCGGAAATAGGAACTAATGTTTATATCGAACCACCACTTCATGCAAACTGGGGAAGACACACACATTTAGGAAATGATGTCTACGCAAATTTCAACCTGACATTGGTAGATGACACCGATATTTATATAGGAAATAATGTATTAATTGGCCCTAATGTAACGATTGATGCTGGAACTCATCCCATTCATCCCGAATTACGGAGAAAAGCAGCACAGTATAACCTGCCTGTGGTAATTGAGGATAATGTTTGGATTGGTGCTGGAGCAATTATTTTACCAGGGGTTCGTATTGGGGAAAACACAGTAATTGGAGCCGGTAGTGTAGTTACGAAGGATATTCCGCCTAATGTAGTAGCAATTGGAAGCCCTTGCAGGGTACTTAGAAAAATCAATGAGAATGATATGAAATATTATCATAAAGACAAAAAAATAAACGAAGAAGATTTACTGTAA
- a CDS encoding AraC family transcriptional regulator: MFKILRMGCNSTHGNNFSVNRPKGYEWCLLLFVKSPAVFIINGEAVSTPANTLIIFDKNYPHEYRSSGAEYKNDWIHFELNASFFDQYPINLNTPLFISNHLYISDLIQKIANEFYSINSYKEQTIDYLMRVLFVKTKEMVETNTLQPWRSKVHEELIKLRSEIYSNPQHNWSIALMASKLHISCGHLQNIYKNTFHISCMSDVIKSRITYAKELLMESDSQVGEISNLCGYENEVHFMRQFKKLTTLTPSEYRRLNSIRDK, encoded by the coding sequence ATGTTTAAAATTCTGCGCATGGGTTGCAATTCTACACATGGCAACAATTTTTCTGTTAATCGTCCCAAAGGGTATGAATGGTGTCTTCTCTTGTTTGTTAAATCTCCGGCAGTTTTCATAATAAATGGTGAGGCAGTATCTACACCCGCTAATACTCTGATAATCTTTGATAAGAATTATCCTCATGAATACAGATCGAGCGGAGCGGAATACAAAAATGACTGGATACATTTTGAACTTAATGCGTCTTTTTTTGACCAATACCCAATTAATTTGAATACCCCGCTTTTTATCTCAAACCATTTATATATATCTGATTTAATCCAAAAAATAGCAAATGAATTTTATTCTATCAATTCTTACAAGGAGCAAACCATTGATTATTTGATGCGTGTTTTATTCGTAAAGACGAAAGAAATGGTGGAGACAAATACTCTCCAACCTTGGCGCTCAAAAGTTCATGAGGAACTAATTAAACTTCGAAGTGAAATATACAGCAACCCTCAACACAACTGGTCAATAGCATTAATGGCTAGTAAGCTACATATAAGCTGTGGTCATTTACAAAATATCTATAAAAACACCTTCCATATCTCCTGTATGTCTGATGTTATCAAAAGTAGAATTACTTATGCGAAGGAGCTGCTAATGGAATCAGATTCACAGGTGGGAGAAATTTCAAATTTATGTGGTTATGAAAATGAGGTGCATTTTATGAGGCAGTTCAAGAAGTTAACTACTTTAACCCCTTCTGAGTATCGTAGGTTGAACAGTATAAGAGATAAGTAA
- a CDS encoding glycoside hydrolase family 2 protein: MYTRLFQNHMVRREVPLDPIWDFHILSSSEKKQEEYKMLVPSCWESNPNLASYKGKAVYSKRVTFGGNARLVFKGVSHTAYVYLDKKQVGYHYNAYTEFNILLQDIPHGEHLLEIIVDNSFHMESALHVSNDYHSYGGITRPIVMEEIGEMFIKNTHFIPYQENGKWYASIRTLLSNLSNEKKLVTLKIKVGDDEISFVDKVLPPNAETLLENSFEFPAATTYTLENPKLYMLEAKLFDKGKEVDDLIDRVGFREVKVSGKDILFNGEKVIIKGVNRHEDYAEFGCALPLEAMYRDIEMIKSLGANCIRTSHYPNDERFLDLCDENGILVWEESHARGLSEEQMRHKNFEKQSLDCIKEMIESHINHPSIYVWGILNECVSNTEFGRSCYAKQFELIKHLDSSRPVSFASLEAHIGSDLCLDLVDIVSFNIYPRWYHETSVKDSLYNLKKFVNSTSGAGKPLLISEIGAGAIYGYRNNNQEKWTEEYQQSALTEQVSTILSDEDLSGVIIWQYADCRVDKGWFHGRPKSQNNKGLVDTYRREKLAYHKVKEIFHSY, from the coding sequence ATGTATACGAGGTTATTTCAAAATCACATGGTCCGTAGAGAAGTACCACTTGATCCAATATGGGATTTTCATATCTTAAGTTCATCGGAGAAAAAACAAGAGGAATACAAAATGCTTGTTCCGAGCTGCTGGGAAAGCAATCCAAATCTTGCTTCTTATAAAGGCAAGGCAGTGTATTCAAAGAGAGTAACCTTTGGGGGAAATGCCCGTCTAGTATTTAAGGGAGTCAGCCATACGGCATATGTATACCTGGACAAGAAGCAGGTTGGATACCATTATAATGCTTATACAGAATTCAATATATTATTACAGGATATACCTCATGGTGAACATTTACTGGAGATTATTGTGGATAATTCCTTTCATATGGAGTCTGCTTTGCATGTGAGCAACGATTATCATTCTTACGGTGGAATTACGCGGCCGATAGTAATGGAGGAAATTGGTGAAATGTTTATCAAAAATACTCACTTTATCCCATATCAGGAAAATGGGAAGTGGTATGCATCAATCAGAACTTTGCTAAGTAATCTTTCCAATGAGAAAAAGCTTGTAACGCTGAAAATAAAGGTTGGAGATGATGAGATTTCCTTTGTTGACAAAGTACTTCCTCCTAATGCTGAAACACTATTAGAGAATAGCTTTGAGTTTCCTGCTGCAACTACGTATACATTGGAAAATCCGAAATTATATATGCTGGAGGCAAAGCTGTTTGACAAGGGAAAAGAAGTGGACGATTTAATTGATAGAGTAGGCTTTCGTGAAGTAAAAGTCAGTGGAAAGGACATTTTGTTTAACGGAGAAAAGGTGATTATTAAAGGAGTAAATCGCCATGAAGACTATGCAGAATTTGGGTGTGCACTTCCCCTAGAAGCAATGTATCGAGATATTGAAATGATTAAGTCATTAGGTGCAAATTGTATTCGAACTAGTCACTATCCTAATGATGAGCGTTTTTTAGATTTATGTGATGAGAATGGAATACTTGTATGGGAAGAGTCTCATGCAAGAGGATTAAGTGAAGAACAGATGAGACACAAAAACTTTGAGAAACAAAGTTTGGATTGTATTAAAGAAATGATTGAAAGTCATATAAACCACCCATCTATTTATGTATGGGGGATATTAAATGAATGTGTGAGTAACACAGAGTTTGGGAGATCCTGCTACGCAAAGCAGTTTGAACTTATTAAACATTTAGATTCTAGTCGTCCGGTATCCTTTGCAAGTCTTGAAGCACATATAGGTTCAGATCTGTGCCTGGATTTGGTTGATATAGTATCTTTTAATATCTACCCGCGATGGTATCATGAAACATCAGTTAAGGATTCCTTATACAATCTTAAAAAGTTCGTTAATAGTACTTCTGGTGCAGGTAAACCATTACTAATCAGTGAAATTGGAGCTGGTGCAATTTATGGTTACAGGAATAATAATCAGGAAAAGTGGACGGAAGAATACCAGCAGTCTGCTTTAACTGAACAAGTATCTACCATATTATCGGATGAAGATTTAAGTGGAGTAATAATCTGGCAGTATGCAGATTGTAGGGTAGACAAGGGATGGTTTCATGGAAGGCCGAAATCCCAAAACAATAAAGGACTCGTAGATACTTATCGAAGAGAAAAGCTTGCTTATCATAAAGTAAAGGAAATTTTTCATTCCTATTAA
- a CDS encoding monooxygenase encodes MAYILQVDFRMQGPFGEEMAQAFSGLAESINKEEGFLWKIWTENQETSEAGGIYCFQTKENAANYLEMHTKRLVNLGVKGINAKIFSINSKLTKITKGLY; translated from the coding sequence ATGGCATATATTTTACAAGTTGATTTTAGGATGCAAGGTCCCTTTGGAGAGGAGATGGCTCAGGCTTTTTCTGGTCTGGCGGAAAGCATTAACAAAGAAGAAGGATTTCTTTGGAAGATTTGGACAGAGAATCAGGAAACAAGTGAAGCTGGGGGCATCTATTGCTTTCAAACAAAGGAAAACGCAGCAAATTATTTAGAAATGCACACTAAACGATTAGTGAATTTAGGAGTAAAAGGTATCAATGCAAAGATTTTCTCCATTAATTCTAAATTAACTAAAATAACAAAAGGTTTATATTAA
- a CDS encoding DsbA family oxidoreductase has product MSKNPMACDLETGICGVPGNNEMEMIDLTNSNKKIDLYYVTDPICSHCWALEPVLRRLVSQYGHHFNFHTVMGGLLEKWEDFGDAANGISKPSDVAEHWKEVGVHSRMPIDGSLWLDNPIQSSFPPSRVYKVIQKRSKSLANAFLRRAREAVFAFNQNIGDQGMLVDIVNKLGLDGASILEEAQQETGRNLLKEDFRLAASLGVRGFPTIIMVNQENKGVKIVGARQLEYYINGLKQALHLENIQPRVLPNLSGLLKEEKLLFSKEIEVMYDIHQSEVSSFVKEKLSSESYHKKEILGESYFLQAE; this is encoded by the coding sequence ATGAGCAAAAATCCTATGGCTTGTGATTTAGAAACTGGAATTTGCGGTGTTCCTGGTAATAACGAAATGGAAATGATTGATTTAACCAATTCCAATAAAAAAATTGATTTATATTACGTAACAGATCCAATTTGCTCTCATTGTTGGGCACTGGAGCCCGTCCTTCGCCGCCTTGTCTCTCAATATGGTCACCACTTTAATTTTCATACTGTTATGGGAGGATTGTTGGAGAAATGGGAAGACTTTGGTGACGCTGCAAATGGTATTTCTAAACCTTCCGACGTTGCAGAACATTGGAAAGAAGTTGGTGTACACAGCCGCATGCCAATAGATGGATCTCTTTGGCTGGATAACCCCATTCAATCATCTTTCCCACCATCTAGAGTATATAAGGTTATTCAAAAAAGGAGTAAATCCTTAGCAAATGCGTTTTTACGTCGTGCAAGGGAAGCCGTATTTGCATTCAATCAAAATATCGGGGATCAAGGTATGCTCGTTGATATAGTGAATAAATTAGGCCTAGATGGTGCATCCATTTTAGAGGAAGCACAACAGGAAACCGGAAGGAATCTCCTCAAAGAAGACTTCAGACTAGCTGCTAGTTTGGGTGTAAGAGGATTTCCCACTATTATCATGGTCAATCAAGAAAATAAAGGTGTCAAGATTGTCGGAGCTCGTCAACTAGAATACTATATAAACGGTTTAAAACAAGCACTCCATCTCGAGAATATTCAACCTAGAGTTCTGCCTAATCTTTCTGGCCTATTGAAGGAAGAAAAGTTATTATTCTCGAAGGAAATTGAAGTTATGTACGATATTCATCAATCAGAAGTTTCTTCATTTGTAAAAGAGAAACTTTCTTCTGAGAGCTATCATAAAAAAGAAATACTAGGTGAGTCCTATTTTCTACAAGCAGAATAA
- a CDS encoding DoxX family protein, translated as MTISILVNVVQVLLFIFFIMTGTKIISGKMAEEFKRFGFPSIFNFLTGAFEIIGAIGMLIGIWVPYVSLFAGLLLGGTMFVAALTLVVIVKDPLKKAIPAIILMILSLGVSSFYIF; from the coding sequence ATTACTATCTCTATTTTAGTAAATGTTGTTCAAGTATTATTATTTATCTTTTTCATTATGACCGGAACAAAAATAATTTCTGGAAAAATGGCTGAAGAATTTAAGCGGTTTGGTTTTCCATCTATTTTTAATTTTCTTACTGGTGCTTTTGAAATAATTGGTGCAATTGGTATGTTAATTGGTATATGGGTTCCGTACGTTTCGTTATTTGCAGGATTACTATTAGGTGGAACTATGTTTGTTGCTGCTCTTACTTTAGTAGTAATAGTAAAAGATCCATTAAAAAAGGCAATCCCAGCAATAATTTTAATGATTTTAAGTTTAGGTGTAAGTTCCTTTTATATTTTTTAA
- a CDS encoding MarR family winged helix-turn-helix transcriptional regulator, giving the protein MELHDLIGYLVHRTDVKMTNYFTKRLKPFEVTPEQWGIISVLCKHEGTTQKELAAAIDKDQTTVARMIQSMEKKEIIQKRNNAQDKRSQNLYLTEKGHEIKTKILPVVMEAHQSVTSNLSEQEIQYLKELLNKLWDTKY; this is encoded by the coding sequence ATGGAATTACATGATTTAATTGGCTATCTTGTTCATCGGACAGATGTAAAGATGACCAATTATTTTACCAAGAGATTAAAGCCCTTTGAAGTTACTCCAGAGCAATGGGGAATCATTAGTGTGCTTTGTAAGCATGAAGGGACAACACAAAAAGAATTGGCTGCAGCAATTGATAAGGATCAGACAACAGTAGCAAGAATGATACAGTCTATGGAGAAAAAAGAAATTATACAAAAAAGAAACAATGCTCAAGATAAACGTTCTCAAAACCTTTACTTAACTGAAAAGGGACACGAAATAAAAACCAAAATATTACCTGTAGTTATGGAGGCCCATCAGTCTGTAACAAGTAATTTAAGTGAGCAAGAAATACAATATTTAAAAGAACTATTAAATAAATTATGGGATACAAAATATTAA